A window of Gasterosteus aculeatus chromosome 9, fGasAcu3.hap1.1, whole genome shotgun sequence contains these coding sequences:
- the ubn2a gene encoding ubinuclein-2a isoform X1, with product MAEPRKVQFVTLSAFAAGAAAESRKRRLEEEADFNFGGATEVEAATGAAGAASNGRLGKNGDAEKAVGEKRATVRLNLSLPEPDDRSSAEFNYGELIQNLQVKKSLTSVHNPNDPFDDDERERLQVEALARKFENKYANTEEKKKKKDRMQDLIDIGFGYDETDPFIDNSEAYDELVPASLTTKLGGFYVNTGTLQFRAASDSEPEEGKNSNDNKEQVMKKRKKKDANDLEEKDAEKNKEPSQGVPALTLQRPEKKKRKKLMKDSLYLAAMLRRFTREKEEMRKTNTNMAPPGLAEAVANKLHSTNSKNHLLATNSTHLQGNTVSSDLSLADLTSDPAVMSLLGSANEKELQDLLGDLDFGLADTEQQHAMAAARENGILGVGVPGSKGAAAAGGSGHGRGPGSSSGLFSPPLLPEGLPAPLIKRIEDLRAASRQFDQEGRKKFFTLDMNNILLDIELQVQEQPPDVRLSIYSHMEAFVPCNKEALLKRLKKLSLNIQDDRLRTPLLKLKLAVCSVMPEQIARYNMDCMAKVAKQQSGEGDKNGSEEEDEEKPGKRVMGPRKKFAWDDKLRTLLCSLVRVKLSCYEMENQCSLSVEDYLKAFLENEVKPLWPKGWMQARILLKESLAVHSHLTGNLVKRRMVPGQKAKAKEGLWIQKPPVMMTSTPSQPSCVSSLSSTRQAPSSASPPEPICLSDSLDEDLTAPSLDSISHALALLSNASKGLGLSDSPLSPPPLQMPTSSPPPVTPHYPSASQLSASLASTTQQHSLSKVEATPLASAGNVTTTTTITTLPTSFSTSSSPSPAVSSFARVQAAGLSLASRTAVGPFGLIKASGTMSQTQTPTQTQRPVTMASSNHRPSLVMGVSGKMQPHPSPSPPKQRPPPTASPLLPPHQKGFVSPAGMLGAMGAPQGLAKSSAKASSNGSVSSSITPSSSPSPSPLSRSSSITHAVLQSFCPQSTVASSASPTSHTSHSSQGKSHGHHHHHHHHQANFITPMQATLTKSSHSSNSSPIIKLTPRPPAPTPPPSSSPSPSSSPSHPLSHQMIPSQQQQHQYSPKTPKNFRPPFSVSGGGQVKQTQGHFSFAGGQKAQSTTSTSSSLINNSILSKGVISTVCSRPDRAPLSSAPSVSANHGQRQRERVVGGATQSSKAGNSWAASGTMATSSTTSHLSQVSTAGASLLGSPSALPLGFGMLGGLVPVSLPFQFPPLLNFNPAGAPGIAGMASAPSSNSGYTIAQSDLIDLYKSLQSGSQAALPPHLQLAFSDANQSQGGDMKRKPH from the exons ATGGCCGAACCGAGAAAAGTGCAGTTTGTCACCCTCTCGGCCTTCGCAGCTGGAGCGGCCGCGGAGTCCAGGAAAcgccggctggaggaggaggccgacttCAACTTCGGCGGAGCCACGGAGGTCGAGGCAGCGACCGGGGCAGCGGGGGCTGCCAGCAACGGTCGCCTCGGCAAAAACGGCGACGCGGAGAAGGCTGTGGGCGAGAAGAGGGCGACGGTGCGGCTCAACCTGTCCCTGCCGGAGCCCGACGACCGCTCCTCCGCCGAGTTTAATTACGGCGAACTCATCCAAAACCTCCAG GTAAAGAAAAGTCTTACTTCAGTTCACAATCCCAATGACCCCTTCGACGATGACGAGAGAGAGCGGCTCCAGGTCGAGGCCCTGGCCAGaaagtttgaaaataaatat GCTaacacagaggagaagaagaagaagaaggacagaATGCAAGATTTGATTGATATAGGCTTTGGCTACGACGAGACAGACCCCTTTATCGACAACTCAGAAGCT TATGATGAACTGGTTCCTGCGTCTCTGACCACAAAGCTGGGGGGATTTTACGTCAACACGGGAACGCTGCAGTTCAGAGCGGCCTCCGACTCCGAGCCAGAGGAGGGCAAG AACTCTAACGACAACAAGGAACAGGtaatgaagaagaggaaaaagaaggacGCGAATGACCTGGAAGAGAAGGACGCGGAGAAGAACAAAGAACCCAGTCAGGG AGTACCAGCTCTAACCCTCCAGCggccagagaagaagaagagaaagaagctgATGAAGGATTCTCTATACCTGGCAGCAATGCTCCGCCGCTTCAcccgggagaaggaggagatgaggaagacCAACACAAACATGGCTCCCCCCGGTTTGGCAGAAGCTGTGGCTAACAAGTTACACTCCACCAACTCAAAGAACCACCTGTTGGCCACTAACTCCACCCATCTGCAGGGCAACACAGTGAGCAGCGACTTGTCACTGGCtgacctgacctctgaccccgctgTGATGTCGCTGCTAGGCTCGGCCAATGAGAAGGAACTGCAGGATCTCTTAGGCGACCTAGACTTTGGCTTGGCAGACACTGAGCAGCAGCATGCAATGGCGGCGGCCAGGGAGAATGGCATTCTGGGAGTTGGTGTTCCAGGCTCtaaaggagcagcagcagcaggaggaagtggCCATGGGCGAGGCCCAGGGTCTTCCAGCGGGCTGTTTTCTCCGCCTCTGCTGCCTGAGGGACTGCCTGCTCCTCTTATTAAACGCATCGAGGACCTGCGGGCG GCCTCGCGGCAGTTTGATCAAGAGGGCAGGAAGAAATTTTTCACCTTGGACATGAATAACATTCTCCTGGA caTTGAGTTGCAGGTCCAGGAGCAGCCTCCTGATGTGCGCTTAAGCATCTACTCGCACATGGAGGCGTTTGTGCCGTGCAATAAAGAAGCCCTCCTCAAACGCCTGAAGAAGCTCAGTCTCAACATCCAG gaTGACCGTCTACGGACGCCGCTGTTGAAGCTGAAGCTGGCTGTGTGCAGTGTGATGCCGGAGCAAATAGCCAGATACAACATGGACTGCATGGCCAAGGTTGCAAA GCAGCAGTCAGGAGAGGGCGATAAGAATGgctcagaggaggaagatgaggaaaagCCTGGGAAAAGGGTGATGGGCCCACGGAAGAAGTTTGCCTGGGACGACAAGCTGAG gacgcTGCTGTGCAGCTTGGTGCGCGTGAAGCTGAGCTGCTACGAGATGGAGAACCAGTGCTCTCTGTCTGTGGAGGACTACCTCAAGGCCTTCTTAGAGAATGAGGTCAAACCACTATGGCCCAAGGGCTGGATGcaggccag GATTCTGCTCAAGGAGAGTCTTGCTGTTCACAGTCACCTCACTGGAAACCT AGTCAAGAGGAGAATGGTGCCTGGGCAAAAGGCcaaagccaag GAGGGTCTTTGGATCCAAAAACCACCTGTCATGATGACCTCCACCCCGTCTCAGCCCTCCTGCGTGTCCTCTCTGAGCTCCACCCGCCAGgccccctcctctgcctcgcCGCCGGAGCCCATCTGTCTGTCGGACTCGCTGGATGAGGATCTGACCGCTCCCTCTCTGGACTCCATCTCCCACGCTCTGGCCCTCCTCAGCAACGCGTCGAAGGGCCTGGGCCTCTCGGACAGCCCCTTGTCGCCCCCACCCCTGCAAATGCCCACCTCTTCTCCGCCCCCCGTCACCCCTCATTACCCCTCAGCCTCTCAGCTTTCTGCCTCCCTGGCATCAACAACGCAGCAGCATTCCCTCTCGAAGGTGGAGGCCACTCCGCTGGCGTCTGCTGGGAACGTGACGACGACAACGACAATAACAACGCTACCGACCTCCTTCTCTACCTCCTCTTCACCGTCTCCGGCCGTCTCCTCCTTCGCTCGTGTGCAGGCAGCCGGCCTCTCGCTGGCTTCCAGGACTGCAGTTGGTCCCTTCGGCCTGATTAAAGCATCTGGCACCATGAGCCAAACCCAAACCCCGACCCAGACTCAGAGGCCTGTTACCATGGCATCGTCCAATCACAGGCCGAGCTTGGTGATGGGCGTTAGTGGCAAGATGCAGCCACATCCGTCCCCATCGCCCCCGAAGCAGCGGCCTCCGCCCACCGCTTCCCCGCTGCTGCCCCCCCATCAGAAGGGCTTTGTTAGCCCGGCGGGGATGCTGGGAGCTATGGGAGCCCCTCAAGGACTGGCCAAGAGCAGTGCCAAAGCCAGCAGCAACGGCAGCGtgagcagcagcatcacgccgtcttcctccccgtccccctccccactTTCCCGCTCTAGCTCCATCACCCACGCTGTCCTGCAGTCCTTCTGCCCTCAGTCCACGGTGGCCTCCTCGGCGTCCCCCACCTCGCATACCTCACACTCCTCGCAAGGTAAATCCCACGgacatcatcaccaccaccatcaccaccaggCTAACTTTATCACACCCATGCAGGCCACCCTCACCAAGTCCTCCCACAGCAGCAACTCCTCTCCCATCATCAAGCTCACCCCCCGGCCTCCCGCAcccaccccacctccctcctcctcaccctccccgTCATCTTCGCCCTCACACCCGCTCTCCCATCAAATGATCCCCAGCCAACAGCAACAACACCAGTACTCccccaaaaccccaaaaaactttCGCCCCCCGTTTAGCGTGTCGGGCGGCGGGCAGGTGAAGCAGACGCAGGGACACTTCAGTTTCGCTGGAGGCCAGAAAGCTCAGTCCACGACGAGCACCAGTAGCAGCCTCATCAACAACTCCATCCTCAGCAAGGGGGTTATTTCCACCGTGTGCAGTCGCCCGGACAGGGCGCCCCTGTCGTCGGCGCCTTCAGTCTCGGCCAATCACGggcagaggcagagggagagggtggTGGGTGGGGCTACCCAGAGCTCAAAGGCCGGAAACAGTTGGGCTGCTTCAGGAACCATGGCAACGTCCTCCACAACGTCACACCTCTCAcag GTATCGACAGCAGGCGCTTCCCTCCTGGGCAGCCCCTCTGCTCTGCCGCTGGGCTTTGGGATGCTGGGAGGCCTGGTGCCAGTCTCGCTGCCCTTCCAGTTCCCGCCGTTGCTCAATTTCAACCCTGCCGGAGCCCCAGGGATTGCTGGCATGGCCTCAGCCCCCAGTTCCAACTCAGGATACACCATAGCACAGAGCGACCTGATAG aTCTGTATAAGAGTCTCCAGTCAGGGTCGCAGGCTGCTCTACCTCCTCACTTGCAGCTTGCTTTCTCAG ATGCGAACCAAAGCCAGGGTGGAGACATGAAGAGGAAACCCCACTGA
- the ubn2a gene encoding ubinuclein-2a isoform X2, producing MAEPRKVQFVTLSAFAAGAAAESRKRRLEEEADFNFGGATEVEAATGAAGAASNGRLGKNGDAEKAVGEKRATVRLNLSLPEPDDRSSAEFNYGELIQNLQVKKSLTSVHNPNDPFDDDERERLQVEALARKFENKYYDELVPASLTTKLGGFYVNTGTLQFRAASDSEPEEGKNSNDNKEQVMKKRKKKDANDLEEKDAEKNKEPSQGVPALTLQRPEKKKRKKLMKDSLYLAAMLRRFTREKEEMRKTNTNMAPPGLAEAVANKLHSTNSKNHLLATNSTHLQGNTVSSDLSLADLTSDPAVMSLLGSANEKELQDLLGDLDFGLADTEQQHAMAAARENGILGVGVPGSKGAAAAGGSGHGRGPGSSSGLFSPPLLPEGLPAPLIKRIEDLRAASRQFDQEGRKKFFTLDMNNILLDIELQVQEQPPDVRLSIYSHMEAFVPCNKEALLKRLKKLSLNIQDDRLRTPLLKLKLAVCSVMPEQIARYNMDCMAKVAKQQSGEGDKNGSEEEDEEKPGKRVMGPRKKFAWDDKLRTLLCSLVRVKLSCYEMENQCSLSVEDYLKAFLENEVKPLWPKGWMQARILLKESLAVHSHLTGNLVKRRMVPGQKAKAKEGLWIQKPPVMMTSTPSQPSCVSSLSSTRQAPSSASPPEPICLSDSLDEDLTAPSLDSISHALALLSNASKGLGLSDSPLSPPPLQMPTSSPPPVTPHYPSASQLSASLASTTQQHSLSKVEATPLASAGNVTTTTTITTLPTSFSTSSSPSPAVSSFARVQAAGLSLASRTAVGPFGLIKASGTMSQTQTPTQTQRPVTMASSNHRPSLVMGVSGKMQPHPSPSPPKQRPPPTASPLLPPHQKGFVSPAGMLGAMGAPQGLAKSSAKASSNGSVSSSITPSSSPSPSPLSRSSSITHAVLQSFCPQSTVASSASPTSHTSHSSQGKSHGHHHHHHHHQANFITPMQATLTKSSHSSNSSPIIKLTPRPPAPTPPPSSSPSPSSSPSHPLSHQMIPSQQQQHQYSPKTPKNFRPPFSVSGGGQVKQTQGHFSFAGGQKAQSTTSTSSSLINNSILSKGVISTVCSRPDRAPLSSAPSVSANHGQRQRERVVGGATQSSKAGNSWAASGTMATSSTTSHLSQVSTAGASLLGSPSALPLGFGMLGGLVPVSLPFQFPPLLNFNPAGAPGIAGMASAPSSNSGYTIAQSDLIDLYKSLQSGSQAALPPHLQLAFSDANQSQGGDMKRKPH from the exons ATGGCCGAACCGAGAAAAGTGCAGTTTGTCACCCTCTCGGCCTTCGCAGCTGGAGCGGCCGCGGAGTCCAGGAAAcgccggctggaggaggaggccgacttCAACTTCGGCGGAGCCACGGAGGTCGAGGCAGCGACCGGGGCAGCGGGGGCTGCCAGCAACGGTCGCCTCGGCAAAAACGGCGACGCGGAGAAGGCTGTGGGCGAGAAGAGGGCGACGGTGCGGCTCAACCTGTCCCTGCCGGAGCCCGACGACCGCTCCTCCGCCGAGTTTAATTACGGCGAACTCATCCAAAACCTCCAG GTAAAGAAAAGTCTTACTTCAGTTCACAATCCCAATGACCCCTTCGACGATGACGAGAGAGAGCGGCTCCAGGTCGAGGCCCTGGCCAGaaagtttgaaaataaatat TATGATGAACTGGTTCCTGCGTCTCTGACCACAAAGCTGGGGGGATTTTACGTCAACACGGGAACGCTGCAGTTCAGAGCGGCCTCCGACTCCGAGCCAGAGGAGGGCAAG AACTCTAACGACAACAAGGAACAGGtaatgaagaagaggaaaaagaaggacGCGAATGACCTGGAAGAGAAGGACGCGGAGAAGAACAAAGAACCCAGTCAGGG AGTACCAGCTCTAACCCTCCAGCggccagagaagaagaagagaaagaagctgATGAAGGATTCTCTATACCTGGCAGCAATGCTCCGCCGCTTCAcccgggagaaggaggagatgaggaagacCAACACAAACATGGCTCCCCCCGGTTTGGCAGAAGCTGTGGCTAACAAGTTACACTCCACCAACTCAAAGAACCACCTGTTGGCCACTAACTCCACCCATCTGCAGGGCAACACAGTGAGCAGCGACTTGTCACTGGCtgacctgacctctgaccccgctgTGATGTCGCTGCTAGGCTCGGCCAATGAGAAGGAACTGCAGGATCTCTTAGGCGACCTAGACTTTGGCTTGGCAGACACTGAGCAGCAGCATGCAATGGCGGCGGCCAGGGAGAATGGCATTCTGGGAGTTGGTGTTCCAGGCTCtaaaggagcagcagcagcaggaggaagtggCCATGGGCGAGGCCCAGGGTCTTCCAGCGGGCTGTTTTCTCCGCCTCTGCTGCCTGAGGGACTGCCTGCTCCTCTTATTAAACGCATCGAGGACCTGCGGGCG GCCTCGCGGCAGTTTGATCAAGAGGGCAGGAAGAAATTTTTCACCTTGGACATGAATAACATTCTCCTGGA caTTGAGTTGCAGGTCCAGGAGCAGCCTCCTGATGTGCGCTTAAGCATCTACTCGCACATGGAGGCGTTTGTGCCGTGCAATAAAGAAGCCCTCCTCAAACGCCTGAAGAAGCTCAGTCTCAACATCCAG gaTGACCGTCTACGGACGCCGCTGTTGAAGCTGAAGCTGGCTGTGTGCAGTGTGATGCCGGAGCAAATAGCCAGATACAACATGGACTGCATGGCCAAGGTTGCAAA GCAGCAGTCAGGAGAGGGCGATAAGAATGgctcagaggaggaagatgaggaaaagCCTGGGAAAAGGGTGATGGGCCCACGGAAGAAGTTTGCCTGGGACGACAAGCTGAG gacgcTGCTGTGCAGCTTGGTGCGCGTGAAGCTGAGCTGCTACGAGATGGAGAACCAGTGCTCTCTGTCTGTGGAGGACTACCTCAAGGCCTTCTTAGAGAATGAGGTCAAACCACTATGGCCCAAGGGCTGGATGcaggccag GATTCTGCTCAAGGAGAGTCTTGCTGTTCACAGTCACCTCACTGGAAACCT AGTCAAGAGGAGAATGGTGCCTGGGCAAAAGGCcaaagccaag GAGGGTCTTTGGATCCAAAAACCACCTGTCATGATGACCTCCACCCCGTCTCAGCCCTCCTGCGTGTCCTCTCTGAGCTCCACCCGCCAGgccccctcctctgcctcgcCGCCGGAGCCCATCTGTCTGTCGGACTCGCTGGATGAGGATCTGACCGCTCCCTCTCTGGACTCCATCTCCCACGCTCTGGCCCTCCTCAGCAACGCGTCGAAGGGCCTGGGCCTCTCGGACAGCCCCTTGTCGCCCCCACCCCTGCAAATGCCCACCTCTTCTCCGCCCCCCGTCACCCCTCATTACCCCTCAGCCTCTCAGCTTTCTGCCTCCCTGGCATCAACAACGCAGCAGCATTCCCTCTCGAAGGTGGAGGCCACTCCGCTGGCGTCTGCTGGGAACGTGACGACGACAACGACAATAACAACGCTACCGACCTCCTTCTCTACCTCCTCTTCACCGTCTCCGGCCGTCTCCTCCTTCGCTCGTGTGCAGGCAGCCGGCCTCTCGCTGGCTTCCAGGACTGCAGTTGGTCCCTTCGGCCTGATTAAAGCATCTGGCACCATGAGCCAAACCCAAACCCCGACCCAGACTCAGAGGCCTGTTACCATGGCATCGTCCAATCACAGGCCGAGCTTGGTGATGGGCGTTAGTGGCAAGATGCAGCCACATCCGTCCCCATCGCCCCCGAAGCAGCGGCCTCCGCCCACCGCTTCCCCGCTGCTGCCCCCCCATCAGAAGGGCTTTGTTAGCCCGGCGGGGATGCTGGGAGCTATGGGAGCCCCTCAAGGACTGGCCAAGAGCAGTGCCAAAGCCAGCAGCAACGGCAGCGtgagcagcagcatcacgccgtcttcctccccgtccccctccccactTTCCCGCTCTAGCTCCATCACCCACGCTGTCCTGCAGTCCTTCTGCCCTCAGTCCACGGTGGCCTCCTCGGCGTCCCCCACCTCGCATACCTCACACTCCTCGCAAGGTAAATCCCACGgacatcatcaccaccaccatcaccaccaggCTAACTTTATCACACCCATGCAGGCCACCCTCACCAAGTCCTCCCACAGCAGCAACTCCTCTCCCATCATCAAGCTCACCCCCCGGCCTCCCGCAcccaccccacctccctcctcctcaccctccccgTCATCTTCGCCCTCACACCCGCTCTCCCATCAAATGATCCCCAGCCAACAGCAACAACACCAGTACTCccccaaaaccccaaaaaactttCGCCCCCCGTTTAGCGTGTCGGGCGGCGGGCAGGTGAAGCAGACGCAGGGACACTTCAGTTTCGCTGGAGGCCAGAAAGCTCAGTCCACGACGAGCACCAGTAGCAGCCTCATCAACAACTCCATCCTCAGCAAGGGGGTTATTTCCACCGTGTGCAGTCGCCCGGACAGGGCGCCCCTGTCGTCGGCGCCTTCAGTCTCGGCCAATCACGggcagaggcagagggagagggtggTGGGTGGGGCTACCCAGAGCTCAAAGGCCGGAAACAGTTGGGCTGCTTCAGGAACCATGGCAACGTCCTCCACAACGTCACACCTCTCAcag GTATCGACAGCAGGCGCTTCCCTCCTGGGCAGCCCCTCTGCTCTGCCGCTGGGCTTTGGGATGCTGGGAGGCCTGGTGCCAGTCTCGCTGCCCTTCCAGTTCCCGCCGTTGCTCAATTTCAACCCTGCCGGAGCCCCAGGGATTGCTGGCATGGCCTCAGCCCCCAGTTCCAACTCAGGATACACCATAGCACAGAGCGACCTGATAG aTCTGTATAAGAGTCTCCAGTCAGGGTCGCAGGCTGCTCTACCTCCTCACTTGCAGCTTGCTTTCTCAG ATGCGAACCAAAGCCAGGGTGGAGACATGAAGAGGAAACCCCACTGA